One region of Nothobranchius furzeri strain GRZ-AD chromosome 16, NfurGRZ-RIMD1, whole genome shotgun sequence genomic DNA includes:
- the LOC107387515 gene encoding SUN domain-containing protein 1 isoform X4 produces the protein MSRCSLRLDESLLDRGSAPFSVGGVSQRSSRSLRSQHSQWHSVSCSESLLFKTPHQVADYSVASDASLISSLLDESSIQESTLIDNLWGLEQDADTRGNALVAEEDCPLISSDSRSSHHRDPRVGMVYLEESSHQGEMKADGEGSVIYCRDRSHRRRAGETKAQPSQRGAMSLKELHPIGSLCDDCKEKQRSKLDTSTSSSSSSSSSSSRSPVASCLLGFLCNAAVFTASCLSHFSQKAAAALWPLARIIFWASVRNGLSAGRSVTAAFRWICRQWRRMTASSHLTRIFLRLLILLLPLLLVFSLCWFGSAGFCSVPPGVNISTWTMVPGLSAIHSLLSAQSPMAEGPAEESREESLLSQPPAAETPPPQVVNQEIPEVEESSDSERLIQVEQSLVALWEQVEAAGQRVEQRHNEVLRLYTDLKQQSPSPQRGSGSTEPRVSDLMDLRVLQLHRQLSEERRHREQIRRQDLLLLKMQTTRLDQLELQLQNLAARTWEVQQMQETTTSLPATVRVRMDSRSHDALQAEVKQMEATLGDIRQDVEVLSRCQNGCQQLDTMQQMGSEHVASLIREEIQDVIYGNELTPGRDDGNLPEPLLQWMSRRFISHDDLQEALTSLELNVLQNVSRLLQQQQGDEKTQDAAWHDILKNGNAGNAVTKEEVQRMLSDALRLFSQDRIGLADYALESGGGSILSTRCSETYQTTAALLSLFGVPLWYFSQSPRAVIQPDVHPGNCWAFKGSTGFLVIRLSMSILPTAFTMQHIPKALAPSGMLQSAPRDFSVYGLRDENQEGGKLLGTYTYEENGEDLQTFIISEENDESFQIIEVQVLSNWGHREYTCMYRFRVHGTPRDVWT, from the exons GCCTCCGACGCCTCCCTGATCTCCTCCCTACTGGACGAGTCGTCTATTCAGGAGAGCACGCTGATCGACAACCTCTGgg GTTTGGAGCAGGATGCAGATACTAGGG GAAACGCCCTCGTGGCCGAGGAAGACTGCCCCCTGATCTCTTCAGACAGCCGATCGTCCCATCACCGAGACCCGCGCGTCGGCATGGTTTACCTGGAAGAGAGCAGCCATCAGGGCGAGATGAAGGCTGACGGAGAAGGCTCTGTTATCTACTGCAGGGACCGGAGCCACAGGAGGAGGGCAGGTGAAACAAAAG CTCAGCCCAGTCAGCGTGGAGCCATGAGCCTGAAGGAGCTTCATCCCATCGGATCTCTCT GTGACGACTGTAAGGAGAAGCAGCGCTCTAAGCTGGATACCTCcacctcctcttcatcctcctcctcctcctcctcctcacggtCGCCTGTGGCTTCCTGTTTGTTGGGGTTCCTTTGCAACGCTGCTGTTTTCACAG CTTCGTGTCTCTCCCACTTCTCTCAGAAAGCAGCTGCAGCTCTTTGGCCTCTCGCCAGGATCATTTTCTGGGCTTCAGTGAGAAATGGACTCTCTGCAG GTCGCTCGGTTACTGCCGCTTTTAGGTGGATCTGCCGACAATGGCGTCGCATGACCGCCAGCTCTCACCTGACCAG GATTTTTCTCAGACTTCTCatccttctccttcctcttctGCTCGTCTTCA GTCTTTGTTGGTTCGGATCAGCTGGTTTCTGCTCCGTCCCTCCAGGTGTCAACATCTCAACATGGACAATGGTCCCTGGTCTGTCTGCCATCCACAGCCTCTTATCTGCACAGAGCCCAATGGCAGAGGGACCTGCGGAGGAGTCGAGAGAGGAGTCTCTcctcagccaacctccagctgctgaAACTCCGCCCCCTCAG GTTGTGAATCAGGAGATCCCTGAGGTGGAGGAGTCATCCGACTCTGAGCGGCTCATTCAAGTGGAGCAGAGTCTGGTGGCTTTGTGGGAGCAGGTGGAGGCTGCAGGACAGCGGGTGGAGCAGAGACACAATGAGGTGCTTCGGCTTTATACTGACCTCAAGCAGCAGTCGCCCTCGCCTCAGAGAGGCAGTGGCAGCACGGAGCCACGGGTCAGTGACCTGATGGATCTGCGGGTGCTGCAGCTCCACAGACAACTCAGCGAGGAGAGGCGACACCGGGAACAG ATTCGAAGGCAGGATTTGTTGCTTCTGAAGATGCAAACAACCCGTTTGGACCAACtagagctgcagctgcagaacCTGGCAGCCAGGACATGG GAGGTGCAGCAGATGCAAGAAACCACAACAAGCCTCCCAGCTACTGTCCG CGTCCGCATGGACAGCCGTTCCCATGATGCCTTGCAGGCAGAGGTGAAGCAGATGGAGGCGACTCTGGGAGACATCAGACAGGATGTTGAGGTTCTGTCCAGATGTCAGAATGGTTGCCAGCAACTGGACACAATGCAGCAGATG GGTTCAGAGCATGTCGCTTCTCTGATTAGAGAGGAGATTCAGGACGTGATCTACGGGAACGAGCTGACGCCAGGGAGAGATGACGGCAACCTGCCAGAGCCGCTCCTCCAGTGGATGTCACGGCGCTTTATCAGCCACGATGACCTGCAGGAGGCACTGACCTCTCTGGAGCTCAACGTGCTGCAGAACGTCAGCAGGCTGCTTCAGCAGCAGCAGGGTGATGAGAAGACCCAAGATGCAGCCTGGCACGATATCCTAAAGAATGGGAATGCTGGCAACGCAGTGACCAAGGAG GAAGTCCAGCGTATGTTGTCAGACGCTCTGCGGCTGTTTTCTCAGGACCGCATCGGCCTGGCTGATTATGCTCTGGAGTCTGGAG GGGGCAGCATCTTAAGCACTCGCTGCTCAGAGACCTACCAGACAACAGCAGCCCTCCTCAGCCTGTTTGGAGTTCCCCTCTGGTATTTCTCTCAGTCTCCTCGAGCTGTGATCCAG CCTGACGTCCACCCGGGGAACTGCTGGGCCTTCAAAGGCTCTACGGGCTTTCTGGTGATCCGGCTCTCCATGAGCATCCTCCCCACTGCTTTCACCATGCAGCACATTCCCAAAGCCCTGGCGCCTAGCGGGATGCTGCAAAGTGCCCCCCGAGACTTCAGCGTCTAC GGTCTGAGAGATGAGAATCAGGAGGGAGGGAAGCTGCTGGGAACTTATACCTACGAGGAGAATGGAGAGGATCTGCAGACTTTCATCATCTCT GAGGAGAACGATGAGTCCTTCCAGATCATCGAGGTGCAGGTTCTGTCCAACTGGGGCCACCGGGAGTACACCTGCATGTATCGGTTCAGAGTGCACGGGACACCCAGAGATGTCTGGACATGA
- the LOC107387514 gene encoding phytanoyl-CoA hydroxylase-interacting protein-like isoform X2: MMEPQKSRDSPDVALESLQLDNHKGSESAGSRIGDVDHLPVPQRIQINDITCDSFKISWDMESGGRDQITHYFIDLNKKEDRSSHKVKHMDVPTKLVAKAVPLPMTVRGHWFLSPRTQYTVSVQTAVKQPDGEYVVSSWSEITEFCTADYSTVQLMQLLQKAEAIAGRMLPFTVFYRNQQEYFQPNRDAQRCQMLPSVKDNSGSHGSPISNKLEGIFFSCNTEFNTGKPPQDSPYGPYRFQVQADILFNHNTNMYFGDFYCMYTSYHYVILVLAPNGSKGDTFCKGRLPVLDRSNNGFLTFTKEDSGALSFRHAQDVILEVIYTEPVDLSLGTISQINGHQLMSLSTLNAKKDPSCKICNISVGR; encoded by the exons GCTCAGAGTCTGCAGGCAGCAGGATTGGGGATGTGGACCATCTGCCTGTTCCTCAGAGGATCCAGATCAATGACATCACATGTGACTCCTTTAAGATCAGCTGGGACATGGAGAGCGGAGGTCGGGATCAGATCACACACTACTTCATTGACCTGAACAAGAAGGAGGACAGAAGCTCCCACAAGGTCAAACACATG GATGTACCAACTAAGCTGGTAGCGAAGGCGGTGCCTCTGCCGATGACAGTCAGAGGTCACTGGTTCCTGAGTCCTCGCACACAATACACGGTGTCAGTTCAGACCGCGGTGAAACAGCCAGATGGAGAGTACGTTGTTTCTTCTTGGAGCGAGATCACAGAGTTCTGCACAGCAG ATTACTCCACCGTCCAGCTGATGCAGCTCTTGCAGAAGGCGGAAGCGATTGCCGGCAGGATGTTACCTTTCACTGTCTTCTACAGAAACCAGCAGGAGTACTTCCAACCTAACAG AGATGCTCAGCGCTGCCAGATGCTGCCATCAGTGAAAGACAACAGTGGCAGCCATGGGTCACCTATCAGCAACAAACTGGAGGGGATCTTCTTCAGCTGCAACACTGAGTTCAACACAGGAAAACCTCCACAGGATTCCCCATATGGACCGTACCGCTTCCAG GTCCAAGCAGACATCCTCTTCAACCACAACACCAACATGTACTTCGGAGATTTTTACTGCATGTACACATCGTACCATTACGTCATCCTGGTGCTGGCCCCCAACGGCTCCAAAGGAGACACCTTTTGTAAAGGAAGACTTCCAGTTTTGGACAGATCCAACAACGGCTTCCTGACTTTCACTAAGGAAGACAGCGGAGCTCTGTCCTTCCGTCACGCTCAGGATGTCATACTGGAGGTGATCTACACAGAGCCTGTGGATCTTTCTCTTGGCACGATATCACAGATCAATGGGCATCAGCTGATGAGTCTGTCTACCCTCAATGCCAAGAAAGACCCAAGCTGCAAGATCTGCAACATCAGCGTGGGACGTTAA